From a single Pelodiscus sinensis isolate JC-2024 chromosome 4, ASM4963464v1, whole genome shotgun sequence genomic region:
- the LOC102458948 gene encoding perforin-1-like, producing MPRFGTFLLLLLSIFPGASSHCQTYTANECKKHTAFVPGHSLVGEGIDVTMMERKGAYLVDSSTWQHPDGSCTLCKNQLQGGQLQRLPLAAVDWRVRVSCRRKLSSSVQQSGMGMMESAASAVQNDWKVGLDVPVKPKVNVQVNLAGSHSKLADFVVEHSRMDKYSFLSHEVSCSYYWFRVSETPPLTSHFTEALENLPEQYDSNSKVEYQQLISNYGTHYVSQVQLGGRARDVTAVRVCEAALSGLTTEEIKDCLSAEAAVSIGPGSVHGGYSKCEEEKKKGTVRGSFHEMYQERHVEVEGGHSTTDVLFSGKGTKDFSAWIESLKSSPGLVSYSLKPIHSLVEQDDSKQEALKRAVSEYILERALWRNCTKSCPPGTQRSAHDPCSCVCSGSAETNGMCCSQERGLGKLMVTVKKASGLWGDQFSDTDAYVKVFFESREMRTRTVRENNSPYWNVHLDFGTVRLTSNSKIRVQVWDEDKGNDDLLGSCDIPLESGGPHQKDCYMNHGRVWFQYSLLCGPHLGGRSCSDYVSQPPRQSTAQGKEAKAFW from the exons ATGCCCAGATTTGGtacctttctcctcctcctcctctccatcttCCCTGGGGCTTCCTCCCATTGTCAAACATACACGGCCAATGAATGCAAGAAGCACACGGCCTTTGTGCCTGGTCACAGCCTCGTTGGTGAGGGCATTGATGTGACCATGATGGAAAGGAAGGGAGCCTACCTGGTGGACAGCAGCACCTGGCAACACCCAGATGGCTCTTGCACCCTGTGCAAGAACCAGCTGCAGGGCGGGCAGTTGCAGAGGCTGCCACTGGCAGCGGTGGACTGGCGGGTCCGTGTCTCGTGTCGCAGGAAACTCAGCAGCTCGGTGCAGCAGTCAGGGATGGGCATGATGGAGTCAGCGGCATCCGCGGTGCAGAACGACTGGAAGGTGGGGCTGGACGTGCCTGTGAAGCCCAAAGTGAACGTCCAGGTGAATCTGGCCGGATCACACTCCAAACTGGCCGATTTCGTGGTGGAGCATTCGCGGATGGACAAGTACAGCTTCCTGAGCCACGAGGTCTCCTGCAGCTACTACTG GTTCCGGGTCAGCGAGACGCCCCCGCTCACCAGCCATTTCACTGAGGCGCTGGAGAACCTCCCGGAGCAGTATGACAGCAACTCCAAGGTGGAGTACCAGCAACTCATCAGCAACTACGGCACCCACTACgtgtcccaggtgcagctgggggGCCGGGCGCGGGACGTGACAGCCGTGCGGGTCTGTGAAGCGGCGCTGAGTGGCCTGACGACTGAGGAAATCAAGGACTGTTTGAGCGCAGAGGCAGCTGTGAGTATTGGACCCGGCTCAGTCCATGGTGGGTACAGCAAGTgcgaggaggagaagaagaaggggACGGTTCGGGGGAGCTTCCATGAGATGTATCAGGAGCGTCACgtggaggtggagggaggacACAGCACAACCGATGTCCTCTTCTCTGGGAAAGGCACCaaggacttctcagcttggatAGAGAGTCTCAAATCCAGCCCCGGCCTGGTGTCCTATTCCCTGAAACCCATCCACAGCCTGGTGGAGCAGGATGACTCCAAGCAGGAGGCGCTGAAGCGAGCGGTGAGTGAGTACATCCTTGAGAGGGCCCTGTGGAGGAATTGCACCAAGAGCTGTCCCCCAGGGACCCAGCGCAGCGCCCACGACCCCTGCTCCTGTGTCTGCTCTGGGAGTGCCGAGACCAACGGCATGTGCTGTTCGCAGGAACGTGGCCTGGGGAAGCTGATGGTGACTGTGAAGAAGGCCAGCGGCCTCTGGGGGGACCAGTTTAGTGATACTGATGCCTATGTCAAGGTCTTCTTTGAGAGCAGGGAAATGCGCACCCGCACCGTCAGGGAGAACAACAGCCCCTACTGGAACGTCCACTTGGACTTTGGCACCGTCCGCCTCACCAGCAACAGCAAGATCCGCGTGCAGGTCTGGGACGAGGACAAGGGGAATGACGACCTGCTGGGAAGCTGCGACATCCCGCTGGAGTCCGGGGGGCCCCACCAGAAGGATTGCTACATGAACCACGGCCGCGTCTGGTTCCAGTACAGCCTGCTCTGTGGGCCTCACCTCGGGGGTCGGAGCTGCTCCGACTATGTCTCCCAGCCCCCGCGGCAGAGCACAGCccaggggaaggaggcaaaggCCTTCTGGTGA
- the LOC102459189 gene encoding perforin-1-like, whose product MSAMPRFGAFVPLLLFIFPGTSPRCHTGTANECKQHTADVPGHSLLGKGIDVTTMARKEISLVNSNLWQRSDGTCTLCQNPLQGRQLQRLPLAVMAWQSHDLCCKKLSSSVQPSAMGMLQSAASVVENDWTADLDMPAKPNGNVQMALAGSHSKLAKFLEEHARMDKYNFLSHQVSCGYYQLWVNGTPHLTSHFAEALKNLPEQYDSKSKVEYQQLISNYGTHYVSQVLLGGRVRDVTAVRVCEAALSGLTADEIKDCLSVEAAVSVVKGLEKGVYSKCEEAKKKGKVQGSFHETYQERHVEVEGGHSTTDILFSGKDGKDFSAWMESLKASPGLVSYSLQPIHSLVEQKNPKRGALKRAVSEYIQGRALWRYCTQSCPPGTQRSVHDPCSCVCPGDSVTTTSCCSRERGLGKLTVTVKRASGLWGDLFGETDSFVKVFFENKEIRTGTIWNNNNPTWNVHFGYGTVRITRTSKFRVEVWDEDFKWNDNLLGSCDVPLESGGPYEKECYLNHGRIWFEYSLRCGPYLTGRSCSDYVSQPPPQSTAQGKRQRPSGEPFR is encoded by the exons ATGTCAGCCATGCCCAGATTCGGTGCCTttgttcccctcctcctcttcatcttcCCTGGGACATCCCCCCGGTGTCACACGGGCACCGCCAATGAATGCAAGCAGCACACGGCTGACGTGCCAGGGCACAGCCTGCTTGGCAAAGGTATCGATGTGACCACGATGGCCAGAAAGGAGATCAGCCTAGTGAACAGCAACCTCTGGCAGCGCTCGGACGGAACCTGCACCCTGTGCCAGAACCCGCTGCAGGGCAGGCAGTTGCAGAGGCTGCCGCTGGCTGTGATGGCCTGGCAATCCCATGACTTGTGCTGCAAGAAACTCAGCAGCTCGGTGCAGCCGTCGGCGATGGGCATGCTGCAGTCGGCGGCGTCCGTGGTGGAGAACGACTGGACAGCAGACCTGGACATGCCTGCAAAGCCCAACGGTAACGTCCAAATGGCGCTGGCCGGATCGCACTCCAAACTGGCGAAATTCCTGGAGGAACATGCGCGGATGGACAAATACAACTTCCTGAGCCACCAGGTCTCCTGCGGCTACTACCA GTTATGGGTAAATGGGACCCCTCACCTCACCTCTCATTTCGCTGAGGCGCTGAAGAACCTCCCGGAGCAGTACGACAGCAAATCCAAGGTGGAGTACCAGCAACTCATCAGCAACTACGGCACCCACTACGTGtcccaggtgctgctgggggGCCGGGTGCGGGACGTGACAGCCGTGCGGGTCTGCGAAGCGGCGCTGAGCGGCTTGACAGCCGACGAGATCAAGGACTGTTTGAGCGTGGAGGCGGCTGTGAGTGTCGTAAAGGGCTTGGAGAAGGGTGTGTACAGCAAGTGCGAGGAGGCGAAGAAGAAGGGGAAGGTTCAGGGGAGCTTCCACGAGACGTATCAGGAGCGCCACgtggaggtggagggaggacACAGCACAACCGACATCCTCTTCTCTGGGAAGGATGGCaaggacttctcagcttggatGGAGAGCCTCAAAGCCAGCCCCGGCCTGGTGTCCTATTCCCTGCAGCCCATCCACAGCCTGGTGGAGCAGAAGAACCCCAAGCGGGGGGCGCTGAAGCGGGCAGTGAGTGAGTATATCCAAGGGAGGGCTCTGTGGAGGTATTGCACCCAGAGCTGTCCCCCAGGGACCCAGCGCAGCGTCCACGACCCCTGCTCCTGCGTCTGCCCCGGGGACTCTGTGACCACCACCTCGTGCTGCTCACGGGAGCGTGGGCTGGGGAAGCTGACGGTGACCGTGAAGAGGGCCAGCGGCCTCTGGGGGGACCTCTTTGGTGAAACTGATTCCTTTGTCAAGGTCTTCTTTGAGAATAAGGAGATCCGgaccggcaccatctggaacaaCAACAATCCCACCTGGAACGTCCATTTTGGCTATGGCACCGTCCGCATCACCAGGACCAGCAAGTTTCGGGTCGAGGTCTGGGACGAAGACTTCAAGTGGAATGACAACCTTCTGGGAAGCTGTGATGTCCCGCTGGAGTCCGGTGGGCCCTATGAGAAGGAGTGCTACCTGAACCACGGCCGCATCTGGTTTGAGTACAGCCTGCGCTGTGGGCCCTACCTCACGGGCCGGAGCTGCTCTGACTATGTCTCCCAGCCACCTCCACAGAGCACAGCCCAGGGGAAGAGGCAAAGACCTTCTGGTGAGCCCTTTAGATAG